In the genome of Natronomonas salina, the window CCATCTTCAAGGAATTTTTCTGCTACGGATGGTATGAGTGCAACTCGTGTCTCATCTCTTGCAGTCTCTCCTGGGATTCCAATTATCACGTCTCATCACCGGGTAGAGTGTGATGATTGCAGCTGTTTGAAAAATACAATGTAGCCGTGGCAATCACACACGGACTTTGGTTCATAGGTTTGCTCACAGATGGGTCTATCGTTGATTGTTATCATATCTGCAATAAATATTCAGATAGAGGAGAATTTTGTGATATCCATCTCAACCCGTCTGTTCTAGAAGATCATGTCAAAGGTCGTTGAGACCTGGGGAAGTCCATTAGAACCGGCAGATAGTGTTATACCATAGCACACTAATTCTATTTCTAGTCCGAGTGGACTGGTGTCAATATCACCAGGGGGGAGAAAATAACACATCGAAACAAGCGATTTTGATAGTTTCTAGTGAATCCTTCAGGATAACCGGGAAAGCTTCCCTGATATGAATGTAATCAATTCTCCATTTCCGAGATACCAGCTAAATTGTTCCAGTCAGTAACTATGTCGTTATATTTAATATCATGATATCATGATTATTGAAATCTGACTGTGCCATTACTTTGGAGCAATAATGAACGTCTCAACCATTGACTATGATCAAGATTTCGGATACAGACGGTGAGTTACTGCGAGACTGGGGGCGAGACAACAGACCAATCTTGCGGATTGATTGTATTAGCCTCGAACGTAGTGTTTTCGGGATAGGTGGTGAAGACTAGGATTTCAACCCGGTCAGCTAAGTATTCGACGAGCGTCACGAGATTTTCGTCTGCGAGACCCCCAAGTCCGTCCAACAGCATGACAGGGATTCTGTCTGTCACGTCAAAGGCCTCAAAGCCAGCTAGCGCTGCTACGATTCCGATCAACTCTAGTTCGCCCTCGCTCAGAGCAGACAGGTCCGCTTCACGACCCTCTCGCGCGACCACAAGTTCATAGTCGGAAGTAAGACGGACCATCTCAAACCCGACGTCGAATGTGTCAATGATCTCCTGAATGGCGTCATCGAAAGCTTCCCGAGTACGGCGTTTTATCTCTGCTTTGCGGTCGCGAAGACGGTTGATTTCCTCGGTTAGATTTTCGCGCTCGGATTCAAGTTGTTCACGCCGTTCAGCCCGTGATTCGAGTGTCTTCATCTCTTCTTGGGCCTCCTCAAGCCGTGTCTCAGTGTACTTAATCTGACTCTCTATATCCGTTAACTCAGAATCCTGAGTCTCAACGGCTTCCGAAAGGGTGTCTATTCGATCTATCAGATTCTCTCGACGTTTTCGCGCTTCACCTAGACTCGTTTTCCTCTCTTCAAGCGTGGATTCAAGTGACGCAATTTCGTCTTCAAGGTCGGATTCACGACGTTGAGTTCTTTTTATTTCCTCTTGCCGCTCCTGAAGATCGGTTACGTCGTTTCGGAACTCCTCCGCCTTTGACTGAAGCTCCGAGATGCGATCACTGAGCTGATCGAGATTCTCCTCAACTGCCGCTTTACTCGTCTTTGATCCACACGTCCAGCAACGGATGTTATCCTCTAGGAGGTCTCGGTCGACATCTGTGATTAAGTCAACACGATCCTCATCGATGAGGCGCTTCGTCGGAGCGTACACAGACTGGAGCAATTCCGCTTCCTGTTCAAGTTTGTCGAGGCGCTGCTTGCGTTCGGCAATCCTGCTGGATAAATCCTCTTCTTCTTCAGGAACCTCTATGGCGGCCAATTCGGATCGTTTCTCCTCGAGTTTTTCCTCGGTTCGTTTGATAGTCTGCTCAAGCCGTTCAACTCGCTGTTCGACTTCATCTCGCTCTGCTTTTGCGTCGCTCAGTTCGTCGCGTTTATCGGAGACTGCCCCTTGATCATCATCCCCCTTACGGATGGCATCGCGCTCCGCTTCGAGATCTTCAAGCTGGGTTTTCAGCTGCTGGATTGTTGTCTCCACTTCCGGCAACTGTTCGGCCGCCTTTTCCGCGCGTTTGAGTTCCGTCTCGACACTATTACGCTCCTGTTTGAGATCCGCAATCTGTTCGTCAATGTTCTCAAAATCGAGCGGCCGTGTGAGCACCGATTCGAGATTATCCTCGTGACGGACCGCATCACGGACGGCGTTATTGTCGTCCAAGAATGCGTACAAAGATGCGGTCACTCGCGCTTTCTCAGAGGAGAGGTACGGATCACCCGATCGAGTAATCGTGTTATTTTCGCGGGCGAGTTCAACTCTATAGCTATCGGCATTGGTCCGGAGTTCAACTTCTCCACTTGATTCGCCCTCCGTTAGAACTTTCTCCGTACCCATCACCGTTTCGATTGCGGTGACAAAACTAGATTTCCCTTGCCAGTTGGTCCCGCGGACGGCGTTTATTCCCCGTTCAAGGGTCGCGCTCCCAGACCGGATCCCCGCAATGTTCTTGAAATTGAGGTTCCAAGTCATCTCAGCCCTCCACCTCCACTGACGGCGCTTCTTGGAAGTGATCCTTGCAGACGAAACCCCGCTCAACCGCATCCGCAATCGGAATACGGATTGGGCATTCCGGGCAACTAAGGAGAATCTGAATCTCAATGTCCGCTTCGTCGCCTTCTGGAAGTACGTCCTTTGTGTCTAGCGACGAAAGCGCTTCTCGTACCTTTGATCGAGTGATATTTTTCGCCATTTCAAGGCTTCGTTGCTCCCAATCGGAATTAGATTGGTCAACCTGTTTCTCCCCCTCAAGACAGGAGTTGAGGTGTTCGCGCATTGTGCTATAGGACACCATGTCACTGCAGACTCGTTCTGGATTAATTCCATCAGCTCGGAGGTCATCCATGACCTCCTCCCGAAGAAGATCGTCGTCGCCCCTCAGGGCCTGATAATCGCTACTTATCCGCTTGCCTGTTGTATTTCGACCGTGTTTGTCATATACGGATTTCAATAGTCGCTTATTGAACCATTCCGTCAAAGTTCGATACCCATCTGGACTGCGGCCGTCACCACCGGTCCAGCGGTTCAGGAGTCGATCGTCAACAGAGGTGTATCGGCTCCCAGAGTTATCAAGACCGTATCGATCGCAAACGATATCGATTTTGCACTGGGCTTGTGTCATTGTGAAAATCAACAAGCATCAAAACTATAAACTTGACCATTATCTCGATTAAGATGGGTCCTCGCATTGGGCGGATCAGCTACGGACTTCATAACACGTCGTTGTCACGGAATCGTTCAATCTCCGCATCCGAGTAACCGAGTTCTCGGAGGATAGCTGCAGTCTGCTCGCCTAATTCAGGCGGGTACTGCCTGATTGACGTCGGCGTTTGCGAGAAGTGCATAGGACTTCCAACCATCTCAACCTCACCAGCCGACGGATGGGAAACAGTCCGGTGCATCCCTCTTGCTTGAACTTGTGGATTGTCGAAGACCTCGTCCATATCCTTCACGTCCGAGGCTGGCACCTCATGATCGTCAAACCGGTTGAGAAGCTCTTCCGTCGTGTACTCCGAGAGTTCGGCTTCAAGAATCGCATCAAGTGCCGATCGGTTATTGACTCGGTCACTATTCCTCTCAAACCGCTCGTCCGCAAGGAGGTCAGCCCGGTCTATGGCTTCACAGAACCGCGGCCAGATATTCTCGGAGGCAACCGCAACCACGACGTAACCGTCGGTAGTAGGGAACGCTTGGTAGGGCGCGATCGTTGGGTGTTTGCTCCCCATTCGCTCTGGCGGATCGCCAGTTGCGAAGTAATTTGAAGCCATGTAGGTCATCCAAGCGACCTGTCCATCAAGGAGACTGACGTCAATTTTTTGGCCGGTACCATCTCCGAGTTCTCTGTCCAGGAGTGCAGCAAGGATTGCTTGTGCGGCATACATCCCCGCCCCGATGTCAGCGATTGCGACTCCGACCCTGACCGGCGGCCCGTCCTCCGGACCGGTTATAGACATCATGCCGCCTTCGGCCTGCATTATGATATCATAGGCTGGCCGGGAGGAGTCTGGCCCCCACTCGCCGTAGCCCGAAAGAGAGCAATAGATCAATTCGGGATTCTCCGCTCGAAGGTCTTCATAACCCAATCCCCATTTGTCCATTTGACCCACGCGGAAATTTTCGACGACCACATCCGCCTTCGCTGCGAGTTCGCGGAATAAATCTCGACCGTCTTCACTAGCTAAATTGAGCGTGATCGAGCGTTTGTTTCGATTGATACTCATGTAATAGGCACTCTCCTCACTGTCACCATATTTTGGTGGGTGCCAACCGCGGGTTTGATCTCCTCCGTCGGGGCGTTCAACTTTAACAACATCTGCACCGAGGTCGCCAAGCTGCATCGTGCAGAATGGACCCACCAAGACCCGGGAGGCGTCAAGAATCGTCAGTCCATCAAGCGGTCCAGTATTGGTCTCGGCGTCTTTCGCTTCTCCAACCATTGTTACTTGTAGGCCTTCAGGCCGGTGAGGTCCTCGCCGAGGATGAGCGTGTGGATGTCGTGGGTACCCTCGTAGGTGTAGACCGTTTCGAGGTTCGCCATGTGACGCATCGGCGAGTAGTCGGCGGTGATGCCGTTGCCGCCGAGCATCTCGCGGGCGATGCGGGACTGGTCGCGGGCCATCCGGACGTTGTTGCGCTTGGCCATCGAGATGTGCTGGGGCCGGAGGTCGCCGCGCTCCTTGAGGTCGGTGATCCGGTAGACGAGCAGCTGGGCCAGCGTGATCTGGGTGGCCATCTCGGCGAGCTTCTGCTGTTGGATCTGGAAGCGACCGATGGGGCCGCCGAACTGCTCGCGGTCCTGGGCGTACCCGCGTGCGGTCTCGAAGCAGTCGCGGGCGGCGCCGACGGCGCCCCACGCGATGCCGAAGCGCGCCTGCGACAGACAGGAGAGCGGGCCCTTCATCCCCCGGACGTCCGGGAGGACGTTCTCCTCTGGGACGTACACGTCGCTGAGGCCAATCTCACCAGTGATGGAGGCGCGGAGGGAAAGCTTCTCCTCGATCTTGTTCGTTGAGACGCCGTCCCGATTTGTCTCAACTAGGAAGCCGCGAATGGGTCTGTCAGAATCAGTGTAATCTCGCGCCCAGACGATTGCCACATCCGCAATGGGAGAATTTGTGATCCAAGTTTTCGAGCCATTCAGCAGATAGCCGCCGTCGGAATCTTCGGCGCGGGTTTCCATCGCCGTTGGGTTTGATCCGTGTTCTGGCTCCGTGAGACCGAAGCAACCAACTGATTCACCGCTACCGAGTTTTGGTAGCCACTCTTCTTTCTGTTCCTCGCTGCCGTAGGCGTAAATCGGATACATCACAAGCGCACCTTGGACGCTAGCCATTGAGCGAAGACCCGAATCACATGCCTCCAGTTCCTGCATTAGCAGGCCATACGCTTTTTCTGAGATATTGGGTGAACCGTAACCCTGCAGGTTTGGCGCATAAAAGCCCATTTCGCCCATTTCAGTGATCAATTCGGTCGGGAAGCTTCCCTTTATCCAGTGGGTGCCGATGTCGGGGCGGACCTTGTCCTCTACGAAGTCGCGGGCCGTCTCTTGTATCATCCGCTCTTCTGCGGACACATCCGACTCTATGCCGACGTAGTCGAGCATGCAACCCCTTGAATTCGACCGGTAATAATGGTGGGGGATACCAAATGTGATGCCTTCGATTGTCACGCGGATAATAACCCATGATGTATCTAAGAGCCTATCACAACCGGTTTGTATCTCTTAAGTCGTACCCAGGAAGAGGGGAAAACGCTTACAGTCTGTGGAAACAATTTGAGTTTGAATGACGGACAGCAGGTGGAGCGTTCCTGAGTCGAAGGTGTATGCGCGAGCTCGGGAACTACTTGACGCTGAGAAACGAGCAGTTCTCGCGACCGTGATTGATGTGGAGGGAAATGCCTATAGACGACCAGGTGCGAAGATGCTCGTCACACCAGACGGGGATGGTGTTGGAAGTGTGACTGCAGGGTGCCTAGAAGATCAGATTAGTCGCCTCGCAGCTGACGTTCTCTCGAATGGCCAGCCACGCGTCGAGACCTACGATATGATGGAGGACGATGACGATATATGGGGCCTAGGCGTCGGTTGTAACGGCGTTATTGACGTCCTCCTTGAACCTCTGACAGAGAGGCATCGGCCAGCTTTTGATGCCATAGAAGCTAACGAACCCGTGGGCATTGTAACGGTCCTCAAGGGCGATGTGCCGACTGGAAGCAGAATCAATTATCGCCCTGGCCACGGAATTTCAGCAGACAAGGACACCCCTAAATGGCTTCATTCGGCAGTTGAACCCGAGGCCCGGTCCTACCTCGATCAAGAACGTAGCGGAGTCGTCAGTATTGAGACCGACGAAGGAAGGGTGGAGGTATTCATTGATGCACTCACACCTGCTCCCAAGCTCGTTATCGTAGGTTCAGGGCACGATGTACGGCCTGTTACCGAACTGGCCACAAACGTCGACTTCCGGGTCCACGTCATCAGCTATCGCGGGATTACGAGTTCAGATTCGTTCCCTACTGCAGACACTGTCAGTACAACATCGCCTGCCCAAATTGGTGACGAGATTTCCTTCGACGAGAATACCTACGTTGTCGTTATGACTCACAACTTCGTAGATGACCAGATAACTCTTGAGCAACTTCTCCAGACGCCAGTTCCCTATATCGGTCTCATGGGACCGCGTAAGCGGTTCAGGGAACTACAGGAAGCTATGGCCGACGAGGAGTCTATAGAACCACCTACGGAGACCGGATTCGATCGAATATACACACCGATTGGCCTCGATTTGGGTGGTGGCACACCATACCAGATCGCACACAGTATTGTGGCCGAACTGATGGCTGTGGCGAACAACCGTGACCCGAAACATCTCTCGGATCGCGAGGGCGCAATCCATAGCCGTTCAGACGACAAATAACCTCGAATCTAGATCTCGATAGCGAATATGTCAGGGACAACAGGACGACGAAACGGACGCGTTAGTTGACGAATTAATCCCGAATCTCTTCAGCGAGTTCGAGAATGCCGTCAACATCTAGGGTTCCGTTTTCGAGGATGACGGTGCTGTCAAGTTCGACCGTCGGTTCAAGGACAAGTCCGTCGAAGTGGATTTCACTTTCCAGAGTGCCCCCGAGGCTAGTATCGTCACCGATAGCGAAATGGACCGTACCGCTTTTCTTCTTATCTTCGGCCAGATTACCGATGAGGCGAGCATCAGGGTTTGTCCCGATGGCGAATTCAGCGAGATTCCTAGCGTTTTCGTCGGCACCGTCGACGATTTCTTGCAGCTGATCGGCCTCGCTACCACCCGCGATGTCAGTACAAGTGCCATCCTCGAAGGTTAGCTCAATCGGGTCTTCAAGTTGGCCGATGTTATCCATCGAGTAGTCGATAACGACAGTCCCGTTCGTGTCCGGCTTTTGAGGACAGGTCGGCGATTCGCCTCCGGGCAGCGCTGAGAACCCGTAGTCATGGAAGTAGCCGTCTAGTGAGAATGCCGAACTGCCGTCAAGGTTTAGGTGGATATCTGTCCCGGCAGGGCTAGTGACAAGTCCTTCGCTTGCAGCATTAAGGACATCTCTGGTAGCGGCGGTGACTTCCCTAAGCTGGTCGTAGTCCGTGTTCATGCCTCCTTCAATCAGCATGTCCTCGGTGACGCCCCGGAGAACGACAACGCGAGTACCAGCATCTGAGGCCGCTAGTCGAGACTGAGTGTGAGTAATTGCATGTGTCGTCGCGGTGAAGGCCACGTCGGCTTCCTTCATCGCAGCGGCCACGGGACCCGGCGGTTCATTTCCGTGTGCGTCCAACCTCGGCATTATCGATAGTGTCGCATTCGCGCCAGTTGAGCGAGCCGCGTTGGTTATGGCGCGTCCAACACTCACCTTTTCGGGGTCAGAGATGACGAGTACCTCCTCGTCGGCCGTAACGGTTGCCAATTCTTCGACGATGCGTCTCGATATCGGACTGAGTTCTAAGTCAATCATTAGATTCCAACTCCAAGGTAGTTTTCCAGTATCGCTTCGTTTTCACGCAATTCTGCGGGTGTCGCTTGTTCGTGGATTCGGCCGTTATCCATCAGGTAGATGCGGTCGGCGATGTCCAGCACCAGGTCAACGTTCTGTTCAACAATGACGATGCTGTACCCCGATTCGGCAATCTCCTCGGTGATCTCACCAATCTCGGGGATTAAGGATGGCATCAGCCCTTCCGTGGGCTCGTCCATCAGCACAAGTTTCGGGTCCCGCATTAGTGCGCGGGCCATTGCCACCATCTGTTGTTCGCCACCAGAGAGGGTTCCGGCTTTCTGGTGCATACGATCTTCAACACGAGGGAACCGTTTGAAGATCTGTTCGAGAATCTCGTCGTCGCGAGAGGCCGTACCTAGGCCCATTACGAGGTTCTCTTCTACGGTCAGATCGGGAAACATACCCCGGTCCTGCGGGACGTAGCCAATCCCTCGGTTTGCGATGCTGCTTGGCGAGTCGCCAGAGATCACTTCACCGTCAAACCTGATCGTGCCCGTTCGCGGCGGCGTCAGTCCAATTATGGACTTCATGGTCGTGGTCTTTCCGACGCCGTTGCGCCCCAGTAGCGCTACGACCTCGTCGTTGCCCGCCTCGAAGGTCACGTCATGGAGTATATGGCTTTTCCCGTAATAAGTATTGATAGAATCGACGTCGAGCATCAGTAGTCCCTCCCGAAATAGACTTCCTGAACTTGTTCGTTCGCCTGTATATCCGCTGGCGACCCCTCAGCGATAATCTCGCCGTGGTGAAGCACGGTCAGATTGTCAACTAATTCCATTACGAGATCCATGTCGTGTTCGATGAGCATTATCGTGATTTCCCCGCGAAGTTCCTCAAGCAGATTAACGACGGTTCTCGTCTCGCTGGCTGAAAGCCCAGCGGCCGGTTCGTCAAGTAGGAGCAGTTCGGGGTCGCTTGCGAGCGCCAGTGCCATCTCAAGGACCTTCTGATCACCATGTGAGAGATTCTCGGCAGTCTCATCAGCGTGTTCAGCAAGCCCAACGCGGGTAAGAATCTCCATAACACGTTTGATTCCTTCCTCGTCATCCCCATACCGCTCCAGTGGATTGAGGAAGCTCTTCTGTCCGTTGAGCGCTCCCAGGACGTTCTCGGTGACCGTCAGTTCGGGGAATATACTGGTGATCTGGAATGCTAACGCCATCCCCCGATTGGTGATTTTGTGAGGTGGCATATCTGTAATCTCCTCATCGCGGAAAAAGATCTTGCCAGACGTTGGGTCAAGCATTCCTGAAAGCATGTTGAACACAGTTGTCTTACCGGCCCCATTCGGGCCGATAACTCCACGAATTTCGCCCTCATGGATCTCAAGGTCAACGTCGTTGACGGCGGTCAATTCACCGAACTTTCGGGTAAGTCCGTCTGTCCGAAGTATGGTCTCACTCATCGGTTGTCACCTCCTTTGGCGCGTTCGAATCACTATCAGGTTCGGCCGGTGGCTCCTCCTCATCGGAGCCTGGCAGTATACCGAATTCCGTCAACCGATCGCGGATTCTTTCGTATACGCCGACAAGGCCTTCCGGCTCGAAAATCACTGTTGCCAGTAACAATGCACCAATGATCAATGGATAGGCGTCTGTGAGACCACTCACGTAGTTTGAGGCACCCTCAATTAGAATCGCACCGAAGATAGCCCCGATGAGGGTTGCACGGCCACCTACGAGAGTGTACACGACCGCATCTCCGGAAACGATCAGGTCAAAGTGTGAAGCGCTCACGAAACCAGTAACGTACATACTCAACGCGCCGGCAAGGCCGGCAAATGCGCCGCTGACGCTGAATGCGATCAGTTTGTAGGCTGTGACGTTGTAGCCGAGCATCCGCACTCGCTGTTCATTGTCTCGAATCATCCGGAAGACGAGTCCAATCGGCGAGTTCACCAGTCGATTCATGACTAGAAGAGAGACGGCGACTACAGTAAGTACGAAAAAGTACCGGAACATCGGATCAAACATCGAATATTCTCCGAGTAATGGTAGTGTGAATTCGGGGAGTAGGACGCTAATCCCGTCTGTGCCACCGGTGATGGATGTCATGCTCACGGAGGCGAGGTTCGCGATCAACACAATCAGGATTGTGACAATCACAAACCCATGCGAACTCACTCGAATCGCAATGAGCCCGATGCCTATAGCGATTATCGCTGTGAGAAGGAATCCAACAATGAGACCAGAAAGGAGTCCCTGGCCGTAGTCTTGGATTGCGAACGTTGCTGCGTACGCTCCGATTCCGTAGAATACGGCATGTCCGAAACTCAACAGCCCCGTATAACCATATATCAAATCAAATGATGCCCCATATAGACCCAACGCGAGGATTGATGCGGCCAAGAATAACAGAAAGTCCCCGACCGTAAAGGGATAGATTATGGCGATTACTGCGAGGAGAATCCAGCCGCCGTGTTTTGGCGTCAGCGTACCGAGAGGGGTATCGAACGTACGTGTCATGCTGAAGCACCTCTGAAGATACCGTCTGGGCGTACCAACACAAATGCGATCATCAGCGAGAAGGTCAAGATGCGCGCCTCAACTGGCGTCATGAATATAGTAGTCACATTCTCAACTACCGCGTATATTAAGCTGGCGACGAGGACACCACGTAGGGAACCTAGTCCGCCGACAATCACAACCATGAAAGCGACGGCAAGGACATCCAGTCCCATCAGGTGGCCAACACTGACGATGGGTGCCAGTAATACACCGGCTAGCGCGGCTAAGAATGCACCGAGGCCGAACGTGAATATGTATACCTTAGAGGTTGGTATACCGAGCGCACTAGCAGTGTCGCGGTCTTGGCGGACTCCGCGCATCCAAGTACCGTATCGAGTCCGAAAGAGAAACAGGTATAGACAAACCATTAGTCCGATTGAGACGCCACCCACCACTAGACGGTACAGTGAGTAGGAGATGCCCGCAAACGAGATCGTACCGGCAATCGGAGCCGCCACCGACCGAGTGCCTGGCCCGAATGTCATCAAGGCTAGTTGATCGAGGATCAATAAGAGACCGAAGGTTGCGATTAGCGTGATTGTGAGGTCGTCCTCAATGGGCCGGAGGATTCCACGCTCGACTGTCATCCCAATCACACCGACGGCGAGGGGTGCAATCAATAGCGCGGCAAGGAAGCTCCCTGTAGCACCAATGGTGAACCATCCGATGACCGCACCCAACATATACAGCGACCCGTGTGCCAGGTTCACGATCTCGAGCAGCCCATAAATCAGATTTAATCCAAGGGCAATTAATGCAATAATCAATCCCCAAGTGACGCCGTTCAGAAGCGCCACTGCGAGGTCACTTTCCAGCGCCATATCTTTAGTAGATTTCCCCGTCTGAGCGACTTACAACGCGATTTCCGTCAATCAGCAGCCCATATCTCGACAATAGATTTCGAACCTGCCAAATTACGCCAAGCTTGGTAATCATACACCTGCCACTGTTATTCACACTCATGACCTGGTCGAGTAGTTTCAACGCTATTGGTATAAAGGTTGCTGGAAAATTCGGTCAACTGGATGGACTGTGACCACTGGACAATGGAAGATTTTGACATCTATACCACTTGGGGACCACCGATGATCGGACTCATGGAGGACATGAACAAGCTATATATTTCATCTCTCTAAAGCCATACCGTGGCATGAGTTACCAATGCAAGTCCCAGGAGATTGACCGACCATGACAGATTTAACCGGCGGAAAAATCGTCGTGCAGAACACTGATGAACTGCCGAAGTTCGGAAACGAAAAGTTTGCAAGCCAGATACTGGCCGATGAGACCATTGGCGTCGAGAATGTGAGTGTTGGCGTCGTAACGTTCGAACCTGATGCGGAAGGCTCACGACACGTTCGGGAAGTTGAGGAAATTGTATATATTCTCGACGGTGTAGCCGAGATTATCACCGACAACGAAACCTACCGGCTCACGAGGGGACAAGCAGCAGTGATTCCGCCCGGTGTGTATCACAAACATGTGAATGCCGGAACTGAGCCGCTCCGAAAGCTCTGGATATTCG includes:
- a CDS encoding cupin domain-containing protein — protein: MTDLTGGKIVVQNTDELPKFGNEKFASQILADETIGVENVSVGVVTFEPDAEGSRHVREVEEIVYILDGVAEIITDNETYRLTRGQAAVIPPGVYHKHVNAGTEPLRKLWIFAPQGPEKDIREREVTGS
- a CDS encoding branched-chain amino acid ABC transporter permease, producing MALESDLAVALLNGVTWGLIIALIALGLNLIYGLLEIVNLAHGSLYMLGAVIGWFTIGATGSFLAALLIAPLAVGVIGMTVERGILRPIEDDLTITLIATFGLLLILDQLALMTFGPGTRSVAAPIAGTISFAGISYSLYRLVVGGVSIGLMVCLYLFLFRTRYGTWMRGVRQDRDTASALGIPTSKVYIFTFGLGAFLAALAGVLLAPIVSVGHLMGLDVLAVAFMVVIVGGLGSLRGVLVASLIYAVVENVTTIFMTPVEARILTFSLMIAFVLVRPDGIFRGASA